A section of the Scleropages formosus chromosome 16, fSclFor1.1, whole genome shotgun sequence genome encodes:
- the rnf150a gene encoding RING finger protein 150a isoform X1: MAVSVIAACRSLALSTWLLSFCFVHLLCLDFTVAEKEEWYTAFVNITYRDPATGDAVTEKTECGRYGEHSPKKDARGLVAMAASPHERQACEPGTRFAVPASGGAAWIALVAKGNCTYKEKIRHAATHNASAVVIFNVGSGSANETITMPHQGTGDIVAIMIPESKGREIAALLERNVTVTMHITIGTRNLQKYVSRTSVVFVSISFIVLMIISLAWLVFYYIQRFRYANARDRNQRRLGDAAKKAISKLQVRTIRKGDKETESDFDNCAVCIEGYKPNDVVRILPCRHVFHKNCVDPWLQDHRTCPMCKMNILKALGIPPNADCSDDVPPDYETSVGGPPSNQVTGAGDITVNESSMVLDPVVRTVGLPQVFPDSDPLPQAGESRHIASSEHQPPMSSDSDTSLIMAVEVGLSDVELSSEQEREEVKS, from the exons atggccgTGTCCGTGATCGCGGCGTGCCGCAGCCTGGCGCTCTCAACATGGCTGCTCTCCTTCTGCTTCGTGCATCTGCTGTGCCTGGACTTCACCGTGGCCGAGAAGGAGGAGTGGTACACGGCCTTCGTGAACATCACGTACCGCGACCCCGCCACCGGCGACGCGGTCACCGAGAAGACCGAGTGCGGCCGCTACGGCGAGCACTCGCCCAAGAAGGACGCGCGCGGGCTCGTGGCCATGGCCGCGTCGCCGCACGAGCGCCAGGCGTGCGAGCCCGGCACGCGCTTCGCGGTGCCCGCGAGCGGCGGCGCCGCGTGGATCGCGCTCGTCGCCAAGGGGAACTGCACGTACAAGGAGAAGATCCGCCACGCGGCCACCCACAACGCGTCCGCCGTGGTCATCTTCAACGTGGGCTCCGGCAGCGCCAACGAGACCATCACGATGCCGCACCAAG GCACGGGGGACATCGTGGCCATCATGATCCCGGAGTCGAAGGGACGCGAGATCGCCGCCCTGCTGGAGAGGAACGTCACGGTGACCATGCACATCACCATCGGCACGCGGAACCTGCAGAAGTACGTGAGCCGCACCTCGGTGGTCTTCGTCTCCATCTCCTTCATCGTGCTGATGATCATCTCGCTCGCCTGGCTCGTCTTCTACTACATCCAGAGGTTCCGCTACGCCAACGCGCGCGACAGGAACCAG AGGCGGCTCGGAGACGCGGCTAAGAAAGCCATCAGCAAGCTGCAGGTGCGGACCATCAGGAAAGGAGACAAG GAAACGGAGTCAGATTTTGACAACTGCGCCGTCTGCATTGAAGGCTACAAGCCAAACGATGTGGTTCGGATATTGCCGTGCCG GCACGTTTTCCACAAGAACTGTGTGGACCCGTGGCTTCAGGACCACCGGACGTGTCCCATGTGCAAGATGAACATCCTGAAGGCCCTGGGAATTCCT CCCAACGCGGACTGCTCCGACGACGTCCCGCCCGACTACGAGACCTCAGTCGGGGGACCGCCCTCCAATCAGGTGACAGGAGCCGGTGACATCACAGTGAATGAGAGCTCCATGGTGTTGGACCCGGTGGTGCGGACGGTGGGGTTGCCCCAGGTCTTCCCCGATTCGGACCCCCTTCCGCAGGCAGGAGAGAGCCGCCACATCGCCAGCA GCGAGCACCAGCCCCCCATGAGCAGCGACTCGGACACCTCCCTCATCATGGCCGTGGAGGTGGGGCTCTCGGACGTGGAGCTGTCCTCggagcaggagagggaggaggtcAAGTCCTGA
- the rnf150a gene encoding RING finger protein 150a isoform X2 yields MAVSVIAACRSLALSTWLLSFCFVHLLCLDFTVAEKEEWYTAFVNITYRDPATGDAVTEKTECGRYGEHSPKKDARGLVAMAASPHERQACEPGTRFAVPASGGAAWIALVAKGNCTYKEKIRHAATHNASAVVIFNVGSGSANETITMPHQGTGDIVAIMIPESKGREIAALLERNVTVTMHITIGTRNLQKYVSRTSVVFVSISFIVLMIISLAWLVFYYIQRFRYANARDRNQRRLGDAAKKAISKLQVRTIRKGDKETESDFDNCAVCIEGYKPNDVVRILPCREAEGNAETRPEVRSYWAVGAKVSHPALLWFTEDRYETVVYWGPQHDWFTDCWQARFPQELCGPVASGPPDVSHVQDEHPEGPGNSSQRGLLRRRPARLRDLSRGTALQSGDRSR; encoded by the exons atggccgTGTCCGTGATCGCGGCGTGCCGCAGCCTGGCGCTCTCAACATGGCTGCTCTCCTTCTGCTTCGTGCATCTGCTGTGCCTGGACTTCACCGTGGCCGAGAAGGAGGAGTGGTACACGGCCTTCGTGAACATCACGTACCGCGACCCCGCCACCGGCGACGCGGTCACCGAGAAGACCGAGTGCGGCCGCTACGGCGAGCACTCGCCCAAGAAGGACGCGCGCGGGCTCGTGGCCATGGCCGCGTCGCCGCACGAGCGCCAGGCGTGCGAGCCCGGCACGCGCTTCGCGGTGCCCGCGAGCGGCGGCGCCGCGTGGATCGCGCTCGTCGCCAAGGGGAACTGCACGTACAAGGAGAAGATCCGCCACGCGGCCACCCACAACGCGTCCGCCGTGGTCATCTTCAACGTGGGCTCCGGCAGCGCCAACGAGACCATCACGATGCCGCACCAAG GCACGGGGGACATCGTGGCCATCATGATCCCGGAGTCGAAGGGACGCGAGATCGCCGCCCTGCTGGAGAGGAACGTCACGGTGACCATGCACATCACCATCGGCACGCGGAACCTGCAGAAGTACGTGAGCCGCACCTCGGTGGTCTTCGTCTCCATCTCCTTCATCGTGCTGATGATCATCTCGCTCGCCTGGCTCGTCTTCTACTACATCCAGAGGTTCCGCTACGCCAACGCGCGCGACAGGAACCAG AGGCGGCTCGGAGACGCGGCTAAGAAAGCCATCAGCAAGCTGCAGGTGCGGACCATCAGGAAAGGAGACAAG GAAACGGAGTCAGATTTTGACAACTGCGCCGTCTGCATTGAAGGCTACAAGCCAAACGATGTGGTTCGGATATTGCCGTGCCG GGAAGCCGAAGGAAATGCTGAAACCCGTCCTGAGGTTCGCAGTTACTGGGCTGTAGGAGCAAAGGTGTCTCATCCGGCATTGCTGTGGTTTACTGAGGACCGCTACGAGACTGTGGTTTATTGGGGACCTCAACATGACTGGTTTACGGACTGTTGGCAGGCACGTTTTCCACAAGAACTGTGTGGACCCGTGGCTTCAGGACCACCGGACGTGTCCCATGTGCAAGATGAACATCCTGAAGGCCCTGGGAATTCCT CCCAACGCGGACTGCTCCGACGACGTCCCGCCCGACTACGAGACCTCAGTCGGGGGACCGCCCTCCAATCAGGTGACAGGAGCCGGTGA
- the znf330 gene encoding zinc finger protein 330, with amino-acid sequence MPKKKTGARKKAEGRRERERQTRASREHVDVAKHPCNAPMECDKCQRRQKNRAFCYFCAAVQKLPMCAQCGKTKCMKSSDCVIKHPGVHSTGMAMVGAVCDFCEAWVCHGRKCLSTHACTCPLSDSDCIECERTVWEHGGRIFRCSFCHNFLCEDDQFEHQASCQVLDAETFKCVSCNRLGQHSCLRCKACFCDDHTRSKVFKQEKGKAPPCPKCGHETQETKDLSMSTRSVKFGRHAGSEQGFGATGYDSYWRNMASGGDDYDDDGDEEEEDDDDEDYDEEEDLDQQDEEGEEKEADAEVAGPLSELHLGTSATGGSD; translated from the exons ATGCCCAAGAAGAAGACGGGCGCGCGCAAGAAGGCGGAGGGCCGCCGCGAGCGCGAGCGGCAGACTCGCGCCAGCAGGGAGCACGTGGACGTGGCCAAGCACCCGTGCAACGCGCCCATG gaaTGTGATAAGTGTCAGAG GCGACAGAAGAACAGAGCCTTTTGTTACTTCTGTGCTGCAGTACAGAAGTTACCCATGTGTGCCCAGTGTG GCAAAACTAAATGTATGAAATCCTCTGACTGTGTTATAAAACACCCAGGGGTCCACAGCACTGGTATGGCTATGGTG GGAGCGGTATGCGACTTCTGTGAGGCATGGGTATGCCACGGCAGGAAGTGTCTAAGCACTCACGCCTGCACTTGCCCTCTCTCGGATTCGGACTGCATTGAGTGCGAGAGAACAGTCTGGGAACatg GAGGAAGAATATTCCGCTGCTCGTTCTGCCACAACTTCCTCTGCGAAGATGACCAGTTTGAGCACCAAGCCAGCTGCCAGGTGCTGGATGCAGAGACTTTCAAAT GtgtttcctgcaacagactggggCAACACTCTTGTCTCCGGTGCAAG GCCTGCTTCTGTGATGATCACACTCGCAGTAAAGTGTTCAAGCAGGAGAAGGGCAAGGCTCCGCCATGTCCAAAATGTGGGCACGAAACTCAGGAAACTAAAGACCTCAGCATGTCCA CCCGCTCTGTGAAGTTCGGCCGCCACGCTGGGTCCGAGCAGGGCTTCGGAGCCACTGGCTATGACTCATACTGGAGAAACATGGCTTCCGGAGGTGACGACTacgatgatgatggtgatgaggaggaagaggatgatgatgatgaagattatgatgaagaagaagatcTGGACCAGCAGGAtgaagaaggagaggagaaggaggctgATGCAGAAGTGGCTGGACCCCTTTCTGAGTTGCATCTGGGCACCTCAGCCACCGGAGGGTCAGACTGA
- the il15 gene encoding interleukin-15 isoform X2 — translation MSPLVIALCLTVIGICVLLQDCRTKKNVRGVCVLWCFHCCQSCPSTCDIWITFFALSCLSTSMPLAEANKVQELLELQHWIQELEPQLQGSDATLYAPTNQDVTEDCVPAAMQCYLLELEVIMFEKDVEDKDENIKLRKNSSSLQKLLTMRGAPGGQLHSIPGQV, via the exons ATGAGCCCCCTCGTGATCGCGCTTTGCCTCACGGTCATCGGGATCTGCGTTCTACTCCAGGACTGCAGGACGAAG AAAAACGTGAGAGGTGTTTGTGTCCTGTGGTGCTTTCACTGCTGCCAAAGCTGTCCATCAACCTGTGACATCTGGATTACCTTCTTCGCTCTCAG TTGCTTAAGCACATCCATGCCCCTTGCCGAAGCGAACAAAGTGCAGGAGCTGCTTGAGCTCCAACACTGGATTCAGGAGCTGGAGCCTCAGCTTCAG GGTTCTGATGCCACTTTATATGCTCCTACCAACCAAGATGTCACC GAAGACTGTGTCCCTGCGGCAATGCAGTGTTACCTCCTGGAACTGGAGGTCATAATGTTTGAGAAAGACGTCGAAGACAAGGACGAAAATATTAAactgaggaaaaacagcagctcgCTGCAAAAG CTGCTTACCATGCGAGGCGCACCAGGAGGGCAACTCCACAGTATTCCTGGACAGGTTTAA
- the il15 gene encoding interleukin-15 isoform X1 produces the protein MSPLVIALCLTVIGICVLLQDCRTKKNVRGVCVLWCFHCCQSCPSTCDIWITFFALSCLSTSMPLAEANKVQELLELQHWIQELEPQLQGSDATLYAPTNQDVTEDCVPAAMQCYLLELEVIMFEKDVEDKDENIKLRKNSSSLQKNSCLPCEAHQEGNSTVFLDRFKQFLQRVLSDA, from the exons ATGAGCCCCCTCGTGATCGCGCTTTGCCTCACGGTCATCGGGATCTGCGTTCTACTCCAGGACTGCAGGACGAAG AAAAACGTGAGAGGTGTTTGTGTCCTGTGGTGCTTTCACTGCTGCCAAAGCTGTCCATCAACCTGTGACATCTGGATTACCTTCTTCGCTCTCAG TTGCTTAAGCACATCCATGCCCCTTGCCGAAGCGAACAAAGTGCAGGAGCTGCTTGAGCTCCAACACTGGATTCAGGAGCTGGAGCCTCAGCTTCAG GGTTCTGATGCCACTTTATATGCTCCTACCAACCAAGATGTCACC GAAGACTGTGTCCCTGCGGCAATGCAGTGTTACCTCCTGGAACTGGAGGTCATAATGTTTGAGAAAGACGTCGAAGACAAGGACGAAAATATTAAactgaggaaaaacagcagctcgCTGCAAAAG AACAGCTGCTTACCATGCGAGGCGCACCAGGAGGGCAACTCCACAGTATTCCTGGACAGGTTTAAGCAGTTCCTGCAGCGCGTCTTGTCCGACGCGTGA